The Flavobacterium jumunjinense genome includes a region encoding these proteins:
- a CDS encoding DUF7619 domain-containing protein — translation MRKLYFLFIVLLSGLFLQGQNVNLSDTNFKTRLLAANENNTVAKNLSGEWFKIDSNNDGKIQIFEAEEVTYLNVSNADISDLTGIESFISLKELNCLRNQITNLEITTLLKLVTLDCRYNPISSLDFSNLVNIKKINCSQTQLSYLNLKNNNPSWIELQLENTPNLEYICANQEDITWIQDRLNQFGYTNCNVNSYCNFTPGGQFYQITGNIKFDSNNDGCDVSDINFSNLNFSISNGNESGNFIANQSGNYAISVDEGSYTITPTLENPSYFTITPNQILVDFPTMSSPVMKDFCVTANGIHSDVEVYVLPLDAARPGFEARYKIVFRNRGTEVESGNISFTHNNTVTTFDSSLPSYGNQSTNGYEWSYSDLQPFETREITIVLKVNSPSAIPSVNIDDELSYTAVITSNNVDETPNNNTFTLDQTVVGSYDPNDITCLEGETVSPEVVGKYVHYMIRFENMGTFAAENVVVKDLIDAQKFDISTLVPLDASHDYYTSIENDNVEFIFENIDLDYNDTSNDGYISFKIKTRSDLGVGETFSNEADIYFDFNFPVNTNKYTTTIEALKSESFEFSNYFTLYPNPAKNTISLDSKVNIEVTSIEIYNIVGQLVISVTNDTNTIDVSRLTKGNYFVKIQTENGTTNTKFIKE, via the coding sequence ATGAGAAAATTATACTTTTTATTTATTGTTTTATTATCAGGATTGTTTTTACAAGGTCAAAACGTAAATTTATCTGATACAAATTTTAAGACTAGATTATTAGCAGCAAACGAGAATAATACTGTTGCAAAAAATTTATCTGGCGAATGGTTTAAAATTGATTCTAATAATGATGGTAAAATTCAAATTTTTGAAGCAGAAGAAGTTACTTATTTAAATGTTTCAAATGCTGATATTTCTGATTTAACAGGAATTGAAAGTTTTATTAGTTTGAAAGAATTAAACTGTTTGAGAAATCAAATTACAAATTTAGAAATTACTACTTTATTAAAATTAGTTACTTTAGATTGTAGATATAATCCAATTTCTTCTTTAGATTTTTCAAACTTGGTAAACATTAAGAAAATAAACTGTTCTCAAACACAATTATCTTATTTAAATTTAAAAAATAATAATCCAAGTTGGATTGAATTACAATTAGAAAACACTCCAAACTTAGAATATATTTGTGCTAATCAAGAAGATATTACTTGGATTCAAGATCGTTTAAATCAATTCGGGTATACAAATTGTAATGTAAATAGTTATTGTAATTTCACTCCAGGTGGACAATTTTATCAAATAACAGGAAACATTAAATTTGATTCAAACAATGATGGTTGTGATGTTTCAGATATAAATTTTTCAAACTTAAATTTTTCAATTTCTAACGGAAATGAATCAGGTAACTTTATAGCGAATCAATCAGGTAATTATGCAATTTCTGTTGATGAAGGTTCTTATACTATCACTCCAACTTTAGAAAATCCTTCATATTTTACAATTACTCCTAACCAGATCCTTGTTGATTTTCCAACAATGTCTAGTCCAGTAATGAAAGACTTCTGTGTAACTGCAAACGGTATTCATTCTGATGTTGAAGTATATGTTTTACCTTTGGATGCTGCAAGACCAGGTTTTGAAGCACGATATAAAATTGTATTTAGAAATAGAGGTACAGAAGTTGAAAGTGGAAACATAAGTTTTACACACAACAATACAGTAACAACTTTTGATTCTTCATTGCCAAGTTATGGTAATCAATCTACAAATGGTTATGAATGGAGTTATTCTGACTTACAGCCTTTTGAAACAAGAGAAATAACAATTGTTTTGAAAGTAAACTCTCCATCTGCTATTCCTTCAGTTAATATTGATGATGAATTGAGTTATACAGCTGTTATTACGTCTAACAATGTAGACGAAACTCCAAATAATAATACATTTACATTAGATCAAACGGTTGTTGGTTCTTATGACCCAAATGATATAACATGTTTAGAAGGTGAGACTGTTTCTCCTGAAGTGGTTGGGAAGTATGTTCATTATATGATTCGTTTTGAAAATATGGGAACATTTGCTGCAGAAAATGTTGTAGTTAAAGATTTAATTGATGCACAAAAATTTGACATTTCTACTTTAGTTCCTTTAGATGCAAGTCATGATTATTATACTTCAATTGAAAACGATAATGTAGAATTCATTTTTGAAAATATTGATTTAGATTATAATGATACTTCTAATGACGGTTATATTTCTTTTAAAATAAAAACAAGATCTGATTTAGGAGTTGGGGAAACATTCTCTAATGAGGCAGATATTTATTTTGATTTTAACTTTCCAGTGAATACAAACAAGTATACTACAACTATTGAAGCTTTAAAATCGGAAAGTTTTGAATTTAGTAATTATTTTACTTTATATCCAAATCCTGCGAAAAACACTATAAGTTTAGATTCGAAAGTAAACATAGAAGTTACATCAATCGAAATTTATAATATTGTTGGTCAATTAGTAATTTCAGTTACTAATGATACAAATACTATAGATGTTTCTAGATTAACGAAAGGAAATTACTTTGTTAAAATACAAACTGAAAATGGAACTACGAATACTAAATTTATTAAAGAATAA
- the pheT gene encoding phenylalanine--tRNA ligase subunit beta, translating into MRISYNWLKQFIKIDWNSEDTASLLTDLGLEVEGVDKYESLKGGLEGIVVGHVLTCEKHPDADKLKITTVDLGDGKEPVQIVCGAPNVAAGQKVPVATIGTKLYDKEGKSFEIKKGKIRGQESHGMICAEDELGIGESHDGIMILDTTLKPGTLAKDVFNIEVDEVFEIGLTPNRADAMSHFGVARDLKAGLVLKDKILELITPSVSNFRVDKRTLKIDVSVEDEKLAPRYCGVTISDITVKPSPGWLQNRLKAIGLTPKNNIVDVTNYVLHELGQPLHAFDANKIKGNKVVVKTIEAGTKFTTLDDVERTLDADDLMICHADGPMCIAGVFGGKDSGVSENTTAIFLESAYFNPVSVRKTAKRHALNTDASFRFERGIDPSITAYALKRAALLIQEVAGGEITSDIVDIYPKKIEDFQVFINFEKITKVIGEELPKETIKKILVSLDIKVTNVTESGLGLMIPSYRVDVQREIDVIEEILRVYGYNNIQFTEKLNATISNSSRTEEYKVQNIISDQLCAVGFNEMMANSLTTPDYVKLSENLKEEFNVVMLNPLSNDLSTMRQSMLFSGLESISFNINRKRSDLKLYEFGKTYHNLPSGYEENKHLTLFATGNRTEESWAQTQQKSDFFLFKGYINSILSRIGLDTKLSSLPIENDVFAEGISLAVGKETIVEFGTVKKSILKHFDIKQDVLYADIDWGKIQKYISNKMKFTDIPKYPEVRRDLALLLDQSTSFEEVFKIAKQTEKKLLKNINLFDVYEGKNLPEGKKSYAVSFTIQDENKTLNDKEIEKIMSKLLTNFEKQLGATLR; encoded by the coding sequence ATGCGTATTTCATACAATTGGTTAAAGCAGTTTATTAAAATAGACTGGAATTCAGAAGACACTGCTTCATTACTTACAGATTTAGGATTAGAAGTTGAAGGTGTAGATAAATATGAAAGTTTAAAAGGAGGTCTTGAAGGAATTGTTGTTGGACATGTACTTACTTGTGAAAAACATCCTGATGCAGATAAATTGAAAATTACCACTGTAGACTTAGGAGACGGAAAAGAGCCAGTACAAATTGTTTGTGGTGCTCCAAACGTTGCTGCAGGACAAAAAGTACCAGTTGCTACAATTGGAACGAAACTATATGATAAAGAAGGAAAATCTTTCGAAATAAAAAAGGGAAAGATTAGAGGACAAGAAAGTCACGGAATGATATGTGCTGAAGATGAATTAGGAATTGGAGAAAGTCATGATGGAATTATGATTCTTGATACTACTTTAAAGCCTGGAACTTTAGCAAAAGATGTCTTCAACATCGAAGTAGATGAAGTATTTGAAATAGGTTTAACACCTAATCGTGCCGATGCTATGAGCCATTTTGGAGTAGCTAGAGATTTAAAAGCTGGATTAGTATTAAAAGATAAAATATTAGAATTAATTACACCATCGGTAAGTAATTTTAGAGTAGATAAAAGAACTTTAAAAATTGATGTTTCTGTAGAAGATGAAAAATTAGCGCCACGTTATTGTGGTGTAACCATTTCAGATATTACAGTAAAACCTTCACCAGGTTGGTTACAAAATAGACTCAAAGCAATTGGTTTAACTCCAAAGAATAATATTGTAGATGTTACAAACTATGTACTACATGAATTAGGTCAGCCATTACATGCTTTCGATGCTAACAAAATTAAAGGTAATAAAGTTGTCGTTAAAACTATAGAAGCTGGAACAAAATTTACAACCTTAGATGATGTTGAAAGAACATTGGATGCGGATGATTTAATGATTTGCCATGCAGATGGACCAATGTGTATTGCAGGTGTATTTGGAGGGAAAGATTCTGGTGTTTCAGAGAATACAACTGCTATTTTCTTAGAAAGTGCCTATTTTAATCCTGTTTCTGTTAGAAAAACAGCAAAAAGACATGCTTTAAACACTGATGCTTCTTTTAGATTTGAAAGAGGAATAGATCCTTCGATTACTGCTTATGCTTTAAAAAGAGCGGCTTTATTAATTCAAGAAGTAGCTGGTGGAGAAATTACATCAGATATTGTGGATATTTATCCTAAAAAAATAGAAGATTTTCAAGTTTTTATAAATTTTGAAAAAATAACTAAAGTAATTGGTGAAGAACTTCCTAAAGAAACCATCAAGAAAATTTTAGTTTCCTTAGACATTAAAGTAACCAATGTAACAGAATCTGGTTTAGGATTAATGATTCCTTCATACAGAGTTGATGTGCAAAGAGAAATTGATGTAATAGAAGAAATTTTAAGAGTTTACGGTTATAATAATATTCAATTTACAGAAAAATTAAACGCTACTATTTCTAATTCTTCAAGAACAGAAGAATATAAAGTACAAAACATAATTTCAGATCAATTATGTGCTGTTGGTTTCAACGAAATGATGGCAAACTCTTTAACAACACCTGATTATGTGAAATTATCAGAAAATTTAAAGGAAGAGTTTAATGTTGTAATGTTAAACCCATTAAGTAATGATTTATCGACCATGCGTCAATCTATGTTATTTTCTGGTTTAGAATCTATTTCATTTAATATTAACAGAAAACGAAGCGATTTAAAGTTATACGAATTTGGAAAGACCTATCACAACTTGCCTTCAGGATACGAAGAGAATAAACATTTAACACTATTCGCAACAGGAAACAGAACAGAAGAAAGTTGGGCACAAACACAACAAAAATCTGATTTTTTCTTATTTAAAGGCTATATAAACTCTATACTATCTCGTATTGGTTTAGATACTAAACTTTCTAGCTTACCCATTGAAAACGATGTTTTCGCTGAAGGAATTAGTTTAGCTGTTGGAAAAGAAACAATTGTTGAGTTTGGTACAGTTAAAAAATCTATCTTAAAACATTTCGATATTAAGCAAGATGTTTTATATGCAGATATTGATTGGGGAAAAATTCAAAAGTATATTTCTAATAAAATGAAGTTTACTGATATTCCTAAATATCCAGAAGTTAGAAGAGATTTAGCACTTTTATTAGACCAAAGCACTTCATTTGAAGAGGTTTTCAAAATTGCAAAACAAACGGAGAAAAAACTATTAAAAAACATCAATTTATTCGATGTTTATGAAGGGAAAAATTTACCAGAAGGTAAAAAATCATATGCAGTTAGTTTCACTATTCAAGATGAAAACAAAACTTTGAACGATAAAGAAATTGAAAAAATAATGAGTAAATTGTTAACTAATTTTGAAAAACAATTAGGAGCAACTCTTAGATAA
- a CDS encoding aldehyde dehydrogenase family protein — translation MNTIIERPKFKEKYGNYIGGKFIAPISGQYFDVYSPIDGKVFTKAAHSSKEDLTLAVDAASEAFKTWSRVSATERSNLLLKIAQVMEDNLSYLAAVETVDNGKAVRETLAADLPLAIDHFRYFAGVIRAEEGSLSELDENTVSLVVNEPIGVVAQIIPWNFPILMAVWKLAPALAAGNCVVLKPAENTPISILVLMELIGDLLPAGVLNVVNGFGAELGRALVTNPKVAKAAFTGSTATGRLVMQYATENIIPVTLELGGKSPNVFFPSVMDHDDAFLDKAIEGAVLYCLNQGEVCTCPSRLLIHEDIYDKFIARVLERIAAIKIGNPLDSTVMMGAQASKVQKDKIMSYLKLGKEEGAELLIGGNENILEGDLRDGYYIQPTVFKGHNKMRIFQEEIFGPVLAVTTFKTTEEALEIANDSIYGLGAGVWTRDAHELYQVPRGIKAGRVWVNQYHSYPAGAPFGGYKQSGVGRENHKMMLDHYRQTKNMLISYDKNKLGFF, via the coding sequence ATGAATACTATAATTGAAAGACCAAAATTTAAAGAAAAGTATGGTAATTATATTGGAGGAAAATTTATTGCACCTATTTCGGGACAATATTTTGATGTTTATTCTCCCATAGATGGTAAAGTTTTTACGAAAGCTGCACATTCGTCTAAAGAAGACTTGACTCTTGCAGTTGATGCCGCTAGTGAAGCTTTTAAAACTTGGAGTCGTGTTTCGGCAACTGAAAGAAGTAATTTGTTACTTAAAATAGCTCAGGTTATGGAAGATAATTTGAGTTATTTAGCTGCTGTTGAAACTGTAGATAACGGAAAAGCAGTTAGAGAAACACTAGCCGCCGATTTACCACTTGCTATAGATCATTTTAGATATTTTGCAGGTGTTATCAGGGCAGAAGAAGGTTCTTTAAGCGAACTTGATGAAAACACCGTTTCTCTTGTGGTTAATGAGCCAATTGGGGTTGTAGCCCAAATTATTCCATGGAACTTCCCAATTTTAATGGCAGTTTGGAAATTAGCTCCTGCTTTAGCTGCAGGTAATTGTGTTGTTTTAAAACCCGCTGAGAACACTCCAATTTCAATATTAGTTTTAATGGAATTAATAGGGGATTTGTTACCAGCAGGTGTTTTAAATGTTGTTAATGGTTTTGGAGCAGAGCTTGGAAGAGCTTTAGTCACAAATCCTAAAGTTGCCAAAGCTGCTTTTACAGGTTCAACAGCTACTGGGCGTTTAGTAATGCAGTATGCAACCGAAAATATTATTCCTGTAACGCTTGAATTGGGTGGAAAATCTCCAAATGTATTTTTTCCATCTGTGATGGATCATGATGATGCCTTTTTGGATAAAGCTATTGAAGGTGCTGTTTTATATTGCTTAAACCAAGGAGAAGTTTGTACTTGTCCGTCTCGATTATTAATTCATGAAGATATCTATGATAAATTTATCGCACGTGTTTTAGAACGAATTGCAGCTATAAAAATTGGAAATCCTTTAGATTCAACAGTTATGATGGGTGCGCAAGCCTCTAAGGTGCAAAAAGATAAAATTATGTCCTATCTAAAACTAGGAAAAGAAGAAGGAGCAGAGTTGTTAATTGGTGGTAATGAAAATATTTTAGAGGGTGATTTAAGAGATGGCTATTATATTCAGCCAACAGTATTTAAAGGACACAATAAAATGAGAATTTTTCAAGAAGAAATCTTCGGTCCTGTTTTAGCAGTAACAACTTTTAAAACCACAGAAGAAGCTTTAGAAATTGCCAATGATTCAATATATGGTTTGGGTGCTGGTGTTTGGACACGCGATGCACATGAACTATATCAAGTGCCTAGAGGAATTAAAGCAGGTAGAGTTTGGGTAAATCAATACCATTCTTATCCAGCAGGTGCACCATTTGGGGGCTATAAGCAATCGGGTGTTGGAAGAGAGAACCATAAAATGATGCTTGATCATTACCGACAAACTAAAAATATGTTGATCTCTTACGATAAAAACAAGTTAGGTTTTTTTTAG
- a CDS encoding DUF779 domain-containing protein: protein MGKIKRLDVTANALELIQTLENRFGDLMFYLSGGCCEGTQPQCFEKGTLFTRSGDVCIGQINGFDFWVDKDLFEYWKHAHFTLDVMNGIGAGGFSLETPFNKTFILKYRIFNDDELNDLEPVRFSSYD from the coding sequence ATGGGAAAAATTAAAAGATTAGATGTTACAGCAAATGCTCTTGAACTTATTCAAACTTTAGAAAATAGATTCGGAGATTTAATGTTTTATCTGTCTGGAGGTTGTTGTGAAGGAACGCAACCGCAATGTTTTGAAAAAGGTACTTTGTTTACAAGGTCTGGAGACGTTTGTATTGGACAAATAAATGGTTTTGATTTTTGGGTAGATAAAGATTTATTTGAATACTGGAAACATGCTCATTTTACTTTGGATGTTATGAACGGAATTGGAGCTGGTGGTTTTTCTTTAGAAACTCCTTTTAATAAAACATTTATTCTAAAATATCGAATTTTTAATGATGATGAATTAAATGATTTAGAACCTGTGCGTTTTAGTAGCTATGATTAA
- a CDS encoding AraC family transcriptional regulator, which produces MSIRNLLDTPKLTNEKSLKTLVENRTIFSLEHCELNIFETYQKSDLVPLKFNDLVVTSMLRGKKIMHLLDDPQFEYLPGETVIVPSNVEMKIDFPEASKATPTQCIALAIDSKVITDTLTFLNERYPKEGNNNHWKLDYENYFFYNNIELTNTINKLIKECMGTSITKDALADLTLQELIIRIIQTQTVKRFDDIKVIDIDSPIMASIQYVKNNIHNPIQMKELSNEACMSTASFYRNFKRELGMSPIEYILNEKIKFAKKLLSNPKIQINEVSYATGFEDCNYFIRLFKKHEGVTPKQYQLMHFSN; this is translated from the coding sequence ATGTCGATTAGAAATTTACTTGATACACCAAAACTGACTAATGAAAAATCTTTAAAAACATTAGTAGAGAATAGAACTATTTTTTCATTAGAACATTGCGAATTAAACATTTTTGAAACCTATCAAAAATCGGATTTAGTTCCTTTAAAATTTAATGATTTAGTAGTGACAAGCATGTTAAGAGGTAAAAAAATAATGCATTTACTTGATGATCCTCAATTTGAATATTTACCTGGTGAAACGGTAATTGTACCTTCAAACGTTGAAATGAAAATAGATTTCCCTGAAGCATCAAAAGCGACACCTACACAATGTATTGCATTGGCGATAGATAGTAAAGTAATTACAGACACTCTTACTTTTTTAAATGAAAGATATCCTAAAGAAGGGAATAATAATCATTGGAAATTGGACTATGAAAACTATTTCTTTTATAATAATATAGAATTAACAAATACTATTAATAAGTTAATTAAAGAATGTATGGGCACATCTATTACAAAAGATGCGCTTGCCGATTTAACGTTACAAGAATTAATAATACGAATTATTCAAACCCAAACGGTTAAACGATTTGATGATATAAAAGTTATTGATATTGATAGTCCAATAATGGCTAGTATTCAATATGTAAAAAACAACATTCATAATCCTATACAAATGAAAGAGTTAAGCAATGAAGCTTGTATGAGTACAGCATCATTCTATAGAAATTTCAAAAGAGAATTAGGAATGAGTCCAATTGAATATATATTAAATGAAAAAATAAAATTTGCGAAAAAATTATTAAGTAACCCAAAAATTCAAATTAATGAAGTTTCCTATGCTACTGGTTTTGAAGATTGTAATTACTTTATTCGCTTGTTCAAAAAGCATGAAGGAGTAACTCCAAAACAATACCAATTAATGCATTTTTCAAATTAA
- a CDS encoding DUF695 domain-containing protein encodes MSLFKKIFGKNTKQTEFQINNNEDFWNWFMQNERKFHEIVKSGKNIEDLFFANLSKKLNELKEGYFFLTGMYDQDTVELIITADGNIKNIVYAEELINAAPIVDGWKFTASKPANTRESFGINMNNYTFDTDNIKFFSIINEAFPDEINITLIHNDYKIEDKEQIDLGCYIFIDNYLGELNAVSIIDKMNIIGPNETTEELISITKLKSYLIWREKEFVEKYESTKHSTENDTFTVLESTTSNGNPFIAIINTDLLKWEEKASHQWFVCVNIKYDGTQNNGFPNNETIQLLNEFEDQLDNQLKFGGGNLNLGRESSEGIRTIFYACKDFRVPSKVLTELIKKHEDSLALSFEIYKDKYWSTLNYYMDHIN; translated from the coding sequence ATGAGTTTATTTAAAAAAATATTTGGAAAAAATACGAAGCAAACAGAATTTCAGATAAATAACAATGAAGATTTTTGGAATTGGTTCATGCAAAATGAAAGAAAATTTCATGAAATAGTTAAAAGCGGAAAAAATATTGAAGACCTCTTTTTCGCAAACTTATCTAAGAAGCTAAATGAATTGAAAGAAGGTTATTTTTTCTTAACAGGCATGTATGATCAAGATACTGTAGAGTTAATAATTACTGCCGATGGAAATATTAAAAATATAGTTTATGCAGAAGAGTTGATAAATGCAGCTCCAATTGTAGATGGTTGGAAATTTACTGCTTCTAAACCTGCTAATACACGAGAATCTTTTGGTATTAACATGAACAATTATACGTTTGATACAGATAATATTAAATTTTTTAGTATCATAAATGAGGCGTTTCCAGATGAAATAAATATTACATTAATCCATAACGACTATAAAATAGAAGATAAAGAACAAATTGATTTAGGTTGTTATATATTTATAGACAATTACTTAGGCGAATTAAATGCAGTCTCAATAATAGACAAAATGAATATAATAGGTCCAAATGAAACAACTGAAGAATTAATTTCAATAACTAAATTAAAAAGTTATTTAATTTGGCGCGAAAAAGAGTTTGTAGAAAAATATGAATCTACAAAACACAGCACCGAAAACGATACCTTCACAGTATTAGAGTCAACAACTTCAAATGGAAACCCTTTTATTGCAATTATAAATACCGATTTATTAAAATGGGAAGAAAAAGCTTCTCATCAATGGTTTGTTTGTGTAAATATAAAATATGACGGAACGCAAAATAATGGTTTTCCTAATAATGAAACGATTCAACTCCTAAATGAGTTTGAAGATCAATTAGACAATCAATTAAAATTTGGTGGTGGAAATTTAAATTTAGGAAGAGAATCTTCTGAAGGTATTCGAACAATATTTTATGCCTGTAAAGATTTTAGAGTTCCATCTAAAGTACTCACAGAATTGATAAAAAAACATGAAGATAGTTTAGCATTAAGTTTTGAAATTTATAAGGACAAATATTGGTCTACACTAAATTATTATATGGATCATATTAATTAA
- a CDS encoding bestrophin family protein produces the protein MVQYNPKDWITFIFRFHKSDTFRQLIPMMITIGLFSYGVAYLEIEYWKLAQTSHVKNITIMHGMLGFVISLLLVFRTNTAYDRWWEGRKHWGALVNNSRNLAIKLSAILKEEHDKKFFKRVIPAYASILQKHLRDEETAKMLFDDLDLEIDHHKHRPNQIAKMLFQKIHDLHVSGKISGDQLIIINNEVQSFTDICGACERIKNTPIPYSYSAFIKKFIFFYIMTLPFGYVFNLGYYVIPIVVFTFYVLASLELIAEEIEDPFGNDANDLPTEKLASNIKKHVEEIL, from the coding sequence ATGGTTCAATACAACCCAAAAGACTGGATTACTTTTATTTTTCGTTTTCATAAATCGGATACCTTTCGTCAATTAATTCCAATGATGATAACCATTGGTCTTTTCTCTTATGGAGTAGCCTATTTAGAAATTGAATATTGGAAATTAGCACAAACCAGTCATGTAAAAAACATAACGATTATGCATGGAATGCTAGGTTTTGTCATTTCATTACTACTTGTTTTCAGAACCAATACAGCCTATGATCGTTGGTGGGAAGGAAGAAAACATTGGGGAGCATTGGTAAATAACAGTAGAAATTTAGCCATAAAACTATCAGCAATATTAAAAGAGGAACACGATAAAAAGTTTTTTAAAAGAGTAATACCAGCTTATGCTTCAATCTTACAAAAACATCTAAGAGATGAAGAAACTGCTAAGATGCTTTTCGATGATTTAGATTTAGAAATAGATCATCACAAACATCGTCCTAATCAAATTGCAAAAATGCTATTTCAAAAAATACACGATTTGCATGTATCTGGAAAGATATCAGGAGACCAACTAATCATCATTAATAACGAAGTACAATCATTTACAGATATTTGTGGAGCTTGTGAAAGAATAAAAAACACACCTATACCCTACTCTTACAGTGCCTTCATTAAAAAGTTTATCTTTTTTTATATAATGACTTTACCTTTTGGCTACGTATTCAACTTAGGTTATTATGTAATTCCGATAGTAGTATTTACATTCTATGTTTTAGCTAGTTTAGAGCTTATTGCTGAAGAAATTGAAGATCCATTTGGTAATGATGCTAACGATTTACCAACGGAAAAGCTTGCCAGCAATATTAAAAAACACGTCGAAGAAATCCTGTAA
- a CDS encoding TolC family protein — MSRKYLYLLFAFISFTVQSQEVLTLEEAIEIALENNFEIKIAKNNAKINETNNNLANAGLLPTISANLNNNNSQLNTKQTQADGSVRELNNAKNFSLNYGVGLDWTIFDGLSMFAKKEQLSVLEAQGKSEMQATILNRISNVYITYYDLIQQQQVIASIDSAIVISNQRVTTAQNRFTIGKASKLEVLNAQVDLNTDRSLLLNQKQFYKNTKIKLNELLTRDLQTDFKVINEISFDENLEYTKLKELASKQNPQLQAQILSKKIADLNLKQIKGNRYPTVRLSSGYNFTRSEASLGFITQSSGQGFVYGITASVPIFNGLLQNRREKTAKYEVENATYVVEQQKLTLESKIASLYESYQTNLELIKIEAENVEIAGKNLDITLAKFKIGTITTIEVRTAQQNFIEASVRYANAQYQTKLSEINLKELAGILSLK; from the coding sequence ATGTCAAGAAAATACCTATACCTACTTTTTGCTTTCATTAGCTTCACTGTACAATCGCAAGAAGTTTTAACGCTTGAAGAAGCTATTGAAATTGCTTTAGAAAACAATTTCGAAATTAAAATTGCAAAGAACAATGCAAAAATTAATGAAACAAATAACAACCTAGCCAATGCAGGTTTATTACCAACTATTAGTGCAAATTTAAACAATAACAATAGTCAGCTTAATACCAAACAAACCCAAGCAGATGGTTCAGTTAGAGAACTAAACAATGCCAAAAACTTCTCGCTAAATTATGGTGTAGGTTTAGATTGGACAATTTTTGATGGTTTAAGTATGTTTGCCAAAAAAGAACAATTAAGTGTTTTAGAAGCGCAAGGAAAATCTGAAATGCAAGCTACAATTCTTAATCGAATTAGCAATGTATACATCACCTACTACGATTTAATTCAGCAACAACAAGTAATTGCTTCCATTGATAGCGCAATTGTAATTTCAAACCAAAGAGTTACTACAGCACAAAATCGCTTTACAATTGGAAAAGCTTCAAAACTAGAAGTTTTAAATGCTCAAGTCGATTTGAACACCGATAGAAGTTTATTATTAAACCAAAAACAATTCTACAAAAACACAAAAATAAAACTAAACGAATTATTAACTAGAGACTTACAAACTGATTTTAAAGTTATAAATGAGATTTCGTTTGACGAAAATTTAGAGTACACCAAATTAAAAGAATTAGCTTCCAAACAAAATCCGCAACTGCAAGCGCAAATCTTATCTAAAAAAATAGCCGATTTAAATTTAAAACAAATTAAAGGAAACCGCTACCCTACTGTTCGATTATCATCGGGTTATAATTTCACCCGTTCAGAAGCATCTTTAGGTTTCATTACTCAGTCTTCTGGTCAAGGGTTTGTATATGGAATTACTGCGAGTGTGCCTATTTTTAATGGTTTACTACAGAATAGAAGAGAGAAAACTGCCAAATATGAAGTCGAAAATGCTACTTATGTAGTAGAACAACAAAAATTAACTTTAGAATCTAAAATAGCTTCATTATATGAAAGTTATCAAACCAATTTAGAGTTAATTAAAATTGAAGCTGAAAATGTAGAAATAGCAGGTAAAAATTTAGACATTACATTAGCCAAATTTAAAATTGGAACAATAACAACAATCGAAGTGAGAACTGCTCAACAAAATTTCATAGAAGCTTCAGTTCGTTATGCTAATGCACAGTACCAAACAAAATTATCAGAGATAAACTTAAAAGAACTAGCAGGAATTTTAAGTTTAAAATAA